One genomic window of Arvicola amphibius chromosome 4, mArvAmp1.2, whole genome shotgun sequence includes the following:
- the LOC121677166 gene encoding cofilin-1-like has product MASGMTVSDGGIRAFNDMKVFKSSVPGEAKCKETKLFCLRGDKRNSILQEGKGILVGDGAHVGTTTFVKMLPDKGCCNPLCDVIQARRARRKGAWRSTSGPPRERALKSNGIYASPTEAIRKKMTDQE; this is encoded by the coding sequence ATGGCCTCTGGCATGACTGTCTCTGATGGTGGGATCAGGGCATTCAATGACATGAAGGTATTTAAGTCCTCAGTGCCAGGGGAAGCAAAATGCAAGGAGACAAAGCTCTTCTGCCTGAGAGGGGACAAGAGAAACAGTATCCTGCAGGAGGGCAAGGGGATCCTGGTAGGTGATGGGGCACATGTAGGGACCACCACCTTTGTCAAGATGCTGCCAGACAAGGGCTGCTGCAATCCTCTCTGTGATGTGATACAAGCTAGGAGAGCAAGGAGAAAGGGAGCCTGGCGTTCAACTTCTGGACCCCCCCGAGAGAGGGCCCTTAAGAGCAATGGCATCTATGCCAGTCCCACAGAGGCCATCAGGAAGAAGATGACAGATCAAGAATGA